In Zingiber officinale cultivar Zhangliang chromosome 8B, Zo_v1.1, whole genome shotgun sequence, a single genomic region encodes these proteins:
- the LOC122015328 gene encoding histone H2B-like — protein sequence MAPKADKKPAEKKPASSDKPAEEKEKKAAAEKAPAEKKPKAGKRLPSKDGSASADKKKKKAKKGTETYKIYIFKVLKQVHPDIGISSKAMSIMNSFINDIFEKLAQEASRLARYNKKPTITSREIQTSVRLVLPGELAKHAVSEGTKAVTKFTSS from the coding sequence ATGGCGCCGAAGGCCGACAAGAAGCCCGCGGAGAAGAAGCCCGCCTCCTCCGACAAGCCGgccgaggagaaggagaagaaagccgCCGCGGAGAAGGCCCCGGCGGAGAAGAAGCCCAAGGCCGGCAAGCGCCTCCCCTCCAAGGACGGGTCTGCCTCCgccgacaagaagaagaagaaggcgaagAAAGGCACCGAGACTTACAAGATCTACATCTTCAAGGTTCTCAAGCAGGTCCACCCAGACATAGGGATCTCCAGTAAGGCCATGTCCATCATGAACTCCTTCATCAACGATATCTTTGAGAAGCTCGCCCAGGAAGCATCCCGCCTCGCCCGCTACAACAAGAAGCCCACCATCACGTCCCGCGAGATTCAGACCTCCGTCCGTCTTGTCCTGCCTGGTGAACTCGCAAAGCATGCTGTCTCCGAGGGTACCAAGGCAGTCACCAAGTTCACCAGTTCTTGA
- the LOC122015327 gene encoding histone H2A-like: MEAGAGTGKGKKGAAGRRGGDPKKKPVSRSIKAGLQFPVGRIGRFLKKGRYAQRVGSGAPVYLAAVLEYLAAEVLELAGNAARDNKKNRIVPRHVLLAIRNDEELGKLLAGVTIAHGGVLPNINPVLLPKKSDKATVGKENKSPAKAGKSPKKAT; encoded by the exons ATGGAAGCAGGCGCCGGCACAGGGAAGGGGAAGAAGGGCGCGGCTGGGCGGCGAGGTGGCGACCCGAAGAAGAAGCCCGTTTCCCGGTCCATCAAGGCCGGCCTCCAGTTCCCGGTCGGCCGCATCGGCCGCTTCCTCAAGAAGGGGCGCTACGCTCAGCGCGTCGGCAGCGGCGCACCCGTCTACCTCGCCGCCGTACTAGAGTATTTAGCCGCCGAG GTGCTGGAGTTGGCCGGCAACGCGGCGCGCGACAACAAGAAGAACCGGATCGTGCCAAGGCACGTGCTGCTGGCGATAAGGAACGACGAGGAGTTAGGGAAGCTGCTGGCCGGCGTGACCATCGCCCACGGCGGCGTGCTGCCCAACATCAACCCTGTGCTGCTGCCAAAGAAGTCGGACAAGGCGACGGTGGGGAAGGAGAACAAGTCTCCGGCGAAGGCCGGTAAGTCCCCTAAGAAGGCCACTTAG
- the LOC122015326 gene encoding uncharacterized protein LOC122015326 isoform X2, whose amino-acid sequence MDAGDSDGENLVTCENKSTPVTAQYTPTSILSDEEGLLSTGLLEGLPFSFKCNGVESQGFIKGFGFRFSCSSLDYIKIISALKYLKNADGISNHVFLENGVTIYTIVNRLKGTNLGSLDEAIKEVFHCPPNMEQFQKWKALFVPNGHVEIIGSIADETSIEEQASGPVKEIDDITLKSAEDSPCCSNLTKLQRPDEYFLMQYDLDKLISNEKQGVKYGVELVSDNEAQKHHKVMECGVNAEGKKNFSETPDKKQQRKVEKLTENSRIFNVRSLLSTGILDGLSVTYKKGEARLHGIISDLGYRCGCSSCNYNNVISALEFEKHADTTSKNQNNYIFLECGITIYRLVKILKERHIQLGSLPKVLMEFQIQPSIEHFEKWKGSFSVDINQKQISKDVDEIEPNALKIQITDNSVLQALGQEAGSDTKSALFLDNMKSSTSFTRHVDECHPSVASSVTLSSKRFGSSIEFNSHASPNITGIPESRQVEECHPSLASSVTMSSKPFGSSTEFNSHSSSNINGIPESRKVEECFPSLASNVSLSSKPIGSSIVCNSHASPDITGIPGSLQLNTERNTDPTLSFRMKPNSMSVMKGGPCIVSSSTFSTDVNLDLPELESSLKHLQSLSILDGLSQLTKRVRRSSGVSNASKSNSNQLKHKVTSRSGSKKRDNSLHQLIFNDDGLQDGSRLSYCIKGKTIKTGRKEANCIMCDCCHKKMSPSQFEAHAGFHQRRQPYRNIYTSDGITLHDLSSALFNDQNLIASSNKLLCATCRTGGNLVCCDGCTKYFHPACLELQIVPGGECYCPHCMDLRSRPHAINGRSRLRLITETDEFLCCTLCKDGSFILNVFGPKTIIFCTQCEREYHIGCLKDHGVCNLKEVPLDCTWFCSIECESIHSSLRSLVDDGEKSFPDWLCSSLKTSGCDLTDVLEVGIYWQLLSGNYVSDKLKLDKTIEVFKEVYYPIVGGGNDFLTSMVYGEDAAGKLLGGVYCAIIAVKSVILSAAIFRVFGRHVAEISLVATREKYRGKDYFLFSLVERMLSSLEVECIIVPTTKDMLSLWTEKLGFSEMPEEKLKAYLMEYPLMMFESTTILEKAIVRKLIVPSQQEAMEVTSQLEEATLAKWGHGPKEMEIDEVCPMEQEETTSAEGNHVPEIDTTEVDAMELILPSQQEATSAAGEVEVQLAEISQQDKVTTAQRDHAPQGIERHEVYTTELIVLGQLEAMSAARRHALEEIEVQMVYPEARAPSQHEATSTKREGTSEEIEARQVCHIEIESIMPNHQTEEMMAQDLNPKDSMAPSQQEAMSAEEQKLVPIVPSQQEATSAKINAQQVYRRGERIVPSQHEPTSAEEGKHPTKEIKVDKVYQRGLCRKWRGASAPDS is encoded by the exons ATGGACGCCGGCGACAGCGACGGCGAAAACCTTGTCACGTGTGAGAACAAGAGCACGCCGGTGACGGCACAGTACACGCCGACGAGCATTCTTTCCGACGAGGAAGGCTTGCTCTCCACTGGGCTCCTCGAGGGTTTACCCTTCTCGTTCAAGTGCAATGGG GTGGAGTCGCAGGGGTTTATTAAAGGTTTtggatttcgtttcagttgctcTTCGTTGGATTATATCAAG ATAATATCTGCTCTCAAGTATTTGAAGAATGCAGATGGGATTTCGAATCATGTATTTTTGGAAAACGGGGTAACTATTTATACAATAGTGAATAGATTGAAAGGCACAAATCTTGGATCTCTCGATGAAGCTATTAAAGAAGTTTTTCACTGCCCACCCAATATGGAACAATTTCAAAAGTGGAAAG CATTGTTTGTGCCAAATGGACATGTCGAAATTATCGGTTCAATTGCAGATGAGACTAG TATCGAGGAGCAGGCATCAGGACCGGTGAAAGAGATTGATGATATTACTTTAAAATCAGCAGAAGATTCACCTTGTTGCTCTAATTTGACAAAGTTGCAGAGGCCTGATGAATATTTTCTCATGCAATATGATCTAGATAAGCTTATCTCGAATGAGAAGCAAGGAGTCAAATATGGTGTCGAGTTGGTTTCAGATAATGAAGCGCAAAAACATCACAAAGTGATGGAATGTGGAGTAAATGCAGAAGGGAAGAAGAACTTCTCTGAAACCCCTGATAAAAAACAACAAAGAAAAGTTGAAAAACTTACAGAAAATAGCCGCATTTTTAATGTCAGAAGCTTGCTGTCAACTGGAATCCTAGATGGATTATCTGTAACTTATAAAAAGGGCGAG GCAAGGCTTCATGGAATTATAAGCGATCTTGGGTACCGTTGTGGTTGCTCCTCATGTAACTATAACAAT GTGATTTCTGCTCTTGAATTTGAAAAGCATGCAGATACGACttcaaaaaatcaaaataattacATCTTTTTGGAGTGTGGTATAACTATCTATCGGTTAGTGAAAATCTTGAAGGAAAGACATATTCAACTTGGGTCACTTCCTAAAGTGTTAATGGAGTTTCAGATCCAACCTTCTATAGAACACTTCGAAAAATGGAAAG GATCATTCTCTGTGGATATCAATCAAAAACAAATCAGCAAAGATGTGGATGAAATTGAACCTAATGCCCTGAAAATTCAAATTACAGATAACTCAGTTCTACA GGCCCTGGGGCAAGAAGCAGGAAGCGACACAAAGTCAGCCTTATTTTTAGATAATATGAAAAGCTCCACAAGCTTCACAAGACATGTAGACGAATGTCACCCTTCTGTTGCTTCAAGTGTTACCTTGAGTTCTAAGCGATTTGGATCATCTATAGAGTTCAATTCTCATGCATCGCCAAATATCACTGGAATTCCTGAATCAAGACAAGTAGAAGAATGCCATCCTTCCCTTGCTTCAAGTGTTACTATGAGTTCTAAGCCATTTGGATCATCTACAGAGTTCAATTCTCATTCATCGTCAAATATCAATGGGATTCCTGAATCAAGAAAAGTAGAAGAATGTTTTCCTTCCCTAGCTTCAAATGTTTCTTTGAGTTCTAAGCCAATTGGATCATCGATAGTGTGCAATTCTCATGCATCCCCAGATATCACTGGGATTCCTGGATCTTTGCAATTAAATACAGAAAGAAATACTGATCCAACTCTGAGTTTCAGAATGAAGCCCAACTCAATGTCTGTCATGAAAGGAGGTCCTTGCATTGTTTCAAGTTCAACTTTTAGTACTGATGTGAATTTAGATCTCCCAGAACTTGAATCATCACTTAAACACTTACAGAGCTTAAGCATCTTGGATGGTCTGTCACAGTTGACAAAAAG GGTGCGAAGATCGTCAGGGGTATCTAATGCATCAAAATCTAATAGCAACCAGTTGAAACATAAGGTGACTTCTCGAAGTGGTTCCAAGAAAAG GGATAATAGCTTGCACCAATTGATTTTCAATGATGATGGTCTTCAAGATGGATCTAGATTGTCTTACTGTATAAAAGGaaag ACAATCAAGACTGGTCGTAAAGAAGCGAATTGTATCATGTGTGATTGCTGTCACAAGAAG ATGAGCCCTTCACAGTTTGAAGCCCATGCTGGGTTCCATCAAAGGCGCCAACC ATACCGCAACATTTATACTTCTGATGGGATAACACTCCATGACTTGTCGAGTGCTCTGTTTAATGATCAGAACTTGATAGCAAGTTCCAACAAATTATTATGTGCTACTTGCAGAACTGGAGGGAACCTGGTTTGCTGTGATGGTTGCACCAAATACTTCCACCCAG CTTGCTTGGAGTTACAAATTGTTCCCGGTGGTGAGTGTTACTGTCCACATTGTATGGATCTCAGGTCTAGACCTCATGCAATAAATGGTCGCTCAAGACTTCGCTTAATCACTGAAACAGATGAATTTCTTTGTTGCACCCTTTGCAA GGATGGCTCTTTCATTCTCAATGTTTTTGGTCCAAAAACAATTATTTTCTGTACACAA TGTGAAAGGGAATACCATATTGGTTGTTTAAAGGATCATGGAGTTTGCAACCTAAAG GAAGTCCCATTGGATTGCACGTGGTTCTGTTCTATAGAATGTGAATCCATTCATTCTAGTCTGCGAAGCTTAGTCGATGACGGTGAAAAGTCTTTTCCAGATTGGCTCTGCAGTTCGTTAAAAACTTCTGGGTGTGATTTGACTGATGTCCTTGAAGTTGGTATCTACTGGCAACTTTTGAGTGGTAACTATGTTAGTGACAAATTGAAGCTTGATAAGaccattgaagttttcaaa GAAGTATATTATCCTATCGTTGGAGGAGGCAATGATTTCCTAACCTCTATGGTTTATGg TGAAGATGCAGCAGGCAAATTGCTTGGTGGAGTATATTGTGCAATCATTGCTGTAAA GTCGGTCATTTTATCAGCTGCAATCTTTAGGGTTTTTGGTCGGCATGTTGCAGAAATCTCTTTGGTGGCTACCCGTGAAAAATACCGAGGAAAG GATTACTTTCTTTTCTCACTAGTCGAGCGAATGTTGTCAAGCTTGGAAGTCGAGTGCATCATAGTTCCCACTACCAAAGATATGCTCTCATTATGGACAGAGAAGCTTGGGTTTTCAGAAATGCCTGAGGAAAAG TTGAAGGCATATTTGATGGAGTATCCACTGATGATGTTTGAGTCGACCACTATTCTGGAGAAGGCGATTGTCAGGAAGCTGATCGTGCCAAGTCAACAAGAAGCCATGGAAGTGACCAGTCAATTGGAGGAAGCTACTTTAGCAAAATGGGGGCATGGTCCTAAAGAAATGGAGATAGATGAGGTCTGCCCAATGGAGCAGGAGGAAACTACATCCGCAGAAGGGAATCATGTGCCAGAAATCGATACGACTGAGGTTGATGCCATGGAGCTCATACTGCCAAGTCAGCAGGAGGCCACATCAGCAGCAGGAGAAGTTGAGGTACAACTGGCAGAAATAAGTCAACAGGATAAAGTTACAACAGCACAACGGGATCATGCTCCTCAAGGAATCGAGAGACACGAGGTCTACACAACGGAGCTCATAGTGCTAGGTCAATTGGAGGCCATGTCAGCAGCAAGACGGCATGCACTCGAAGAAATTGAAGTACAAATGGTTTATCCTGAGGCCAGAGCGCCAAGCCAACATGAAGCCACATCAACAAAACGAGAGGGCACGTCTGAAGAAATCGAGGCACGACAAGTTTGTCACATAGAGATAGAGTCCATCATGCCAAATCATCAGACTGAAGAAATGATGGCACAAGATCTCAATCCCAAAGACTCCATGGCACCAAGTCAGCAGGAGGCCATGTCAGCTGAAGAGCAGAAACTTGTGCCTATAGTGCCAAGTCAACAAGAGGCCACATCAGCAAAGATCAACGCACAACAAGTCTATCGAAGGGGAGAGCGCATAGTCCCAAGTCAGCACGAGCCCACATCAGCGGAAGAAGGGAAGCATCCAACTAAGGAAATCAAGGTAGACAAGGTCTATCAAAGGGGTTTATGCAGGAAGTGGAGAGGAGCCAGTGCTCCTGATTCTTAG
- the LOC122015326 gene encoding uncharacterized protein LOC122015326 isoform X1 yields MDAGDSDGENLVTCENKSTPVTAQYTPTSILSDEEGLLSTGLLEGLPFSFKCNGVESQGFIKGFGFRFSCSSLDYIKIISALKYLKNADGISNHVFLENGVTIYTIVNRLKGTNLGSLDEAIKEVFHCPPNMEQFQKWKALFVPNGHVEIIGSIADETSIEEQASGPVKEIDDITLKSAEDSPCCSNLTKLQRPDEYFLMQYDLDKLISNEKQGVKYGVELVSDNEAQKHHKVMECGVNAEGKKNFSETPDKKQQRKVEKLTENSRIFNVRSLLSTGILDGLSVTYKKGEARLHGIISDLGYRCGCSSCNYNNVISALEFEKHADTTSKNQNNYIFLECGITIYRLVKILKERHIQLGSLPKVLMEFQIQPSIEHFEKWKGNSGSFSVDINQKQISKDVDEIEPNALKIQITDNSVLQALGQEAGSDTKSALFLDNMKSSTSFTRHVDECHPSVASSVTLSSKRFGSSIEFNSHASPNITGIPESRQVEECHPSLASSVTMSSKPFGSSTEFNSHSSSNINGIPESRKVEECFPSLASNVSLSSKPIGSSIVCNSHASPDITGIPGSLQLNTERNTDPTLSFRMKPNSMSVMKGGPCIVSSSTFSTDVNLDLPELESSLKHLQSLSILDGLSQLTKRVRRSSGVSNASKSNSNQLKHKVTSRSGSKKRDNSLHQLIFNDDGLQDGSRLSYCIKGKTIKTGRKEANCIMCDCCHKKMSPSQFEAHAGFHQRRQPYRNIYTSDGITLHDLSSALFNDQNLIASSNKLLCATCRTGGNLVCCDGCTKYFHPACLELQIVPGGECYCPHCMDLRSRPHAINGRSRLRLITETDEFLCCTLCKDGSFILNVFGPKTIIFCTQCEREYHIGCLKDHGVCNLKEVPLDCTWFCSIECESIHSSLRSLVDDGEKSFPDWLCSSLKTSGCDLTDVLEVGIYWQLLSGNYVSDKLKLDKTIEVFKEVYYPIVGGGNDFLTSMVYGEDAAGKLLGGVYCAIIAVKSVILSAAIFRVFGRHVAEISLVATREKYRGKDYFLFSLVERMLSSLEVECIIVPTTKDMLSLWTEKLGFSEMPEEKLKAYLMEYPLMMFESTTILEKAIVRKLIVPSQQEAMEVTSQLEEATLAKWGHGPKEMEIDEVCPMEQEETTSAEGNHVPEIDTTEVDAMELILPSQQEATSAAGEVEVQLAEISQQDKVTTAQRDHAPQGIERHEVYTTELIVLGQLEAMSAARRHALEEIEVQMVYPEARAPSQHEATSTKREGTSEEIEARQVCHIEIESIMPNHQTEEMMAQDLNPKDSMAPSQQEAMSAEEQKLVPIVPSQQEATSAKINAQQVYRRGERIVPSQHEPTSAEEGKHPTKEIKVDKVYQRGLCRKWRGASAPDS; encoded by the exons ATGGACGCCGGCGACAGCGACGGCGAAAACCTTGTCACGTGTGAGAACAAGAGCACGCCGGTGACGGCACAGTACACGCCGACGAGCATTCTTTCCGACGAGGAAGGCTTGCTCTCCACTGGGCTCCTCGAGGGTTTACCCTTCTCGTTCAAGTGCAATGGG GTGGAGTCGCAGGGGTTTATTAAAGGTTTtggatttcgtttcagttgctcTTCGTTGGATTATATCAAG ATAATATCTGCTCTCAAGTATTTGAAGAATGCAGATGGGATTTCGAATCATGTATTTTTGGAAAACGGGGTAACTATTTATACAATAGTGAATAGATTGAAAGGCACAAATCTTGGATCTCTCGATGAAGCTATTAAAGAAGTTTTTCACTGCCCACCCAATATGGAACAATTTCAAAAGTGGAAAG CATTGTTTGTGCCAAATGGACATGTCGAAATTATCGGTTCAATTGCAGATGAGACTAG TATCGAGGAGCAGGCATCAGGACCGGTGAAAGAGATTGATGATATTACTTTAAAATCAGCAGAAGATTCACCTTGTTGCTCTAATTTGACAAAGTTGCAGAGGCCTGATGAATATTTTCTCATGCAATATGATCTAGATAAGCTTATCTCGAATGAGAAGCAAGGAGTCAAATATGGTGTCGAGTTGGTTTCAGATAATGAAGCGCAAAAACATCACAAAGTGATGGAATGTGGAGTAAATGCAGAAGGGAAGAAGAACTTCTCTGAAACCCCTGATAAAAAACAACAAAGAAAAGTTGAAAAACTTACAGAAAATAGCCGCATTTTTAATGTCAGAAGCTTGCTGTCAACTGGAATCCTAGATGGATTATCTGTAACTTATAAAAAGGGCGAG GCAAGGCTTCATGGAATTATAAGCGATCTTGGGTACCGTTGTGGTTGCTCCTCATGTAACTATAACAAT GTGATTTCTGCTCTTGAATTTGAAAAGCATGCAGATACGACttcaaaaaatcaaaataattacATCTTTTTGGAGTGTGGTATAACTATCTATCGGTTAGTGAAAATCTTGAAGGAAAGACATATTCAACTTGGGTCACTTCCTAAAGTGTTAATGGAGTTTCAGATCCAACCTTCTATAGAACACTTCGAAAAATGGAAAGGTAACTCAG GATCATTCTCTGTGGATATCAATCAAAAACAAATCAGCAAAGATGTGGATGAAATTGAACCTAATGCCCTGAAAATTCAAATTACAGATAACTCAGTTCTACA GGCCCTGGGGCAAGAAGCAGGAAGCGACACAAAGTCAGCCTTATTTTTAGATAATATGAAAAGCTCCACAAGCTTCACAAGACATGTAGACGAATGTCACCCTTCTGTTGCTTCAAGTGTTACCTTGAGTTCTAAGCGATTTGGATCATCTATAGAGTTCAATTCTCATGCATCGCCAAATATCACTGGAATTCCTGAATCAAGACAAGTAGAAGAATGCCATCCTTCCCTTGCTTCAAGTGTTACTATGAGTTCTAAGCCATTTGGATCATCTACAGAGTTCAATTCTCATTCATCGTCAAATATCAATGGGATTCCTGAATCAAGAAAAGTAGAAGAATGTTTTCCTTCCCTAGCTTCAAATGTTTCTTTGAGTTCTAAGCCAATTGGATCATCGATAGTGTGCAATTCTCATGCATCCCCAGATATCACTGGGATTCCTGGATCTTTGCAATTAAATACAGAAAGAAATACTGATCCAACTCTGAGTTTCAGAATGAAGCCCAACTCAATGTCTGTCATGAAAGGAGGTCCTTGCATTGTTTCAAGTTCAACTTTTAGTACTGATGTGAATTTAGATCTCCCAGAACTTGAATCATCACTTAAACACTTACAGAGCTTAAGCATCTTGGATGGTCTGTCACAGTTGACAAAAAG GGTGCGAAGATCGTCAGGGGTATCTAATGCATCAAAATCTAATAGCAACCAGTTGAAACATAAGGTGACTTCTCGAAGTGGTTCCAAGAAAAG GGATAATAGCTTGCACCAATTGATTTTCAATGATGATGGTCTTCAAGATGGATCTAGATTGTCTTACTGTATAAAAGGaaag ACAATCAAGACTGGTCGTAAAGAAGCGAATTGTATCATGTGTGATTGCTGTCACAAGAAG ATGAGCCCTTCACAGTTTGAAGCCCATGCTGGGTTCCATCAAAGGCGCCAACC ATACCGCAACATTTATACTTCTGATGGGATAACACTCCATGACTTGTCGAGTGCTCTGTTTAATGATCAGAACTTGATAGCAAGTTCCAACAAATTATTATGTGCTACTTGCAGAACTGGAGGGAACCTGGTTTGCTGTGATGGTTGCACCAAATACTTCCACCCAG CTTGCTTGGAGTTACAAATTGTTCCCGGTGGTGAGTGTTACTGTCCACATTGTATGGATCTCAGGTCTAGACCTCATGCAATAAATGGTCGCTCAAGACTTCGCTTAATCACTGAAACAGATGAATTTCTTTGTTGCACCCTTTGCAA GGATGGCTCTTTCATTCTCAATGTTTTTGGTCCAAAAACAATTATTTTCTGTACACAA TGTGAAAGGGAATACCATATTGGTTGTTTAAAGGATCATGGAGTTTGCAACCTAAAG GAAGTCCCATTGGATTGCACGTGGTTCTGTTCTATAGAATGTGAATCCATTCATTCTAGTCTGCGAAGCTTAGTCGATGACGGTGAAAAGTCTTTTCCAGATTGGCTCTGCAGTTCGTTAAAAACTTCTGGGTGTGATTTGACTGATGTCCTTGAAGTTGGTATCTACTGGCAACTTTTGAGTGGTAACTATGTTAGTGACAAATTGAAGCTTGATAAGaccattgaagttttcaaa GAAGTATATTATCCTATCGTTGGAGGAGGCAATGATTTCCTAACCTCTATGGTTTATGg TGAAGATGCAGCAGGCAAATTGCTTGGTGGAGTATATTGTGCAATCATTGCTGTAAA GTCGGTCATTTTATCAGCTGCAATCTTTAGGGTTTTTGGTCGGCATGTTGCAGAAATCTCTTTGGTGGCTACCCGTGAAAAATACCGAGGAAAG GATTACTTTCTTTTCTCACTAGTCGAGCGAATGTTGTCAAGCTTGGAAGTCGAGTGCATCATAGTTCCCACTACCAAAGATATGCTCTCATTATGGACAGAGAAGCTTGGGTTTTCAGAAATGCCTGAGGAAAAG TTGAAGGCATATTTGATGGAGTATCCACTGATGATGTTTGAGTCGACCACTATTCTGGAGAAGGCGATTGTCAGGAAGCTGATCGTGCCAAGTCAACAAGAAGCCATGGAAGTGACCAGTCAATTGGAGGAAGCTACTTTAGCAAAATGGGGGCATGGTCCTAAAGAAATGGAGATAGATGAGGTCTGCCCAATGGAGCAGGAGGAAACTACATCCGCAGAAGGGAATCATGTGCCAGAAATCGATACGACTGAGGTTGATGCCATGGAGCTCATACTGCCAAGTCAGCAGGAGGCCACATCAGCAGCAGGAGAAGTTGAGGTACAACTGGCAGAAATAAGTCAACAGGATAAAGTTACAACAGCACAACGGGATCATGCTCCTCAAGGAATCGAGAGACACGAGGTCTACACAACGGAGCTCATAGTGCTAGGTCAATTGGAGGCCATGTCAGCAGCAAGACGGCATGCACTCGAAGAAATTGAAGTACAAATGGTTTATCCTGAGGCCAGAGCGCCAAGCCAACATGAAGCCACATCAACAAAACGAGAGGGCACGTCTGAAGAAATCGAGGCACGACAAGTTTGTCACATAGAGATAGAGTCCATCATGCCAAATCATCAGACTGAAGAAATGATGGCACAAGATCTCAATCCCAAAGACTCCATGGCACCAAGTCAGCAGGAGGCCATGTCAGCTGAAGAGCAGAAACTTGTGCCTATAGTGCCAAGTCAACAAGAGGCCACATCAGCAAAGATCAACGCACAACAAGTCTATCGAAGGGGAGAGCGCATAGTCCCAAGTCAGCACGAGCCCACATCAGCGGAAGAAGGGAAGCATCCAACTAAGGAAATCAAGGTAGACAAGGTCTATCAAAGGGGTTTATGCAGGAAGTGGAGAGGAGCCAGTGCTCCTGATTCTTAG